From a single Geothermobacter ehrlichii genomic region:
- a CDS encoding sulfotransferase family protein — MIDHFIIGGAQRSGTTFLYRMLDAHPEIQMAKPVRPEPKFFLKDDLFQGGRKLYEETCFGPPDPRIRVRGEKSTSYIEYESCARRIRAILPEVKLIFVLRNPVERAISNYWFSVNNGLENRPINEALAVGGQKAFTVEGSGLSASPYNYLGRGKYVDYLNVYRKYFPAEQLKIVLFEEMVAGGGVVYADLLSFLGLAPTEDLPDGLGPVNASEKHDIGLSEELRRELTSFFLPWNQRLKDEFQVNTDLWLM, encoded by the coding sequence GTGATTGATCATTTCATCATCGGAGGAGCCCAGAGAAGCGGCACGACGTTTCTTTATCGCATGCTTGATGCGCATCCTGAAATCCAGATGGCTAAGCCGGTTCGGCCCGAGCCCAAATTTTTTCTGAAAGACGATCTTTTTCAGGGAGGGCGGAAACTCTACGAAGAGACCTGTTTCGGCCCCCCGGATCCTCGGATCAGGGTTCGGGGCGAGAAGAGTACGAGCTACATCGAATATGAATCTTGCGCCCGGCGAATCCGGGCGATCCTGCCCGAGGTCAAGCTGATTTTCGTGCTACGAAACCCTGTCGAACGGGCGATCTCCAATTACTGGTTTTCCGTCAACAATGGCCTGGAGAACAGACCGATAAACGAGGCCCTTGCCGTGGGCGGCCAGAAAGCATTCACGGTAGAGGGATCGGGCCTTTCCGCCTCGCCCTACAATTATCTCGGTCGCGGGAAATATGTCGACTACCTCAATGTCTACCGGAAGTACTTTCCGGCGGAGCAGTTGAAAATCGTCCTTTTCGAAGAGATGGTCGCAGGAGGTGGTGTTGTCTATGCTGATCTGTTGTCATTTCTGGGGCTTGCACCGACAGAAGACTTGCCGGATGGCTTGGGGCCGGTCAACGCTTCGGAAAAGCACGACATCGGCCTGTCCGAAGAACTGCGACGCGAGTTGACGAGCTTTTTTCTTCCATGGAATCAACGTCTGAAGGATGAATTTCAGGTAAACACTGATCTCTGGTTGATGTGA
- a CDS encoding glycosyltransferase, translating into MNEQGDQLGQDGLKYSVVIPVYNSERIVGETIDRTVDFFEREKLDYEIILVNDGSSDNSFEILKEKARLNKNIIAVDLLKNYGQHTANFCGFKKSTGDYLITMDDDLQNPPEEIAKLINAVKDGYDVVFGVFREKKHAGYRKIGTRIISFVNRKIFGKPKDLILSNFRIIRRDVVDRICQYKTGYPYIPGLVLMFSSKQGNVLVEHHERKVGKSGYTLFKIAELVMRILFNYSSYPLRLVAFCGIGVSLASFLLGGFYLLKAFFHKAAVPGWTTVVVLLSFFNGIALLVLGMLGEYLIRLVNQTSSSSPYQIKESVNCD; encoded by the coding sequence ATGAACGAGCAGGGGGATCAATTGGGACAGGATGGCCTAAAATACAGTGTAGTCATACCAGTATACAACAGCGAGCGGATTGTCGGGGAAACGATTGACAGAACAGTCGATTTCTTCGAAAGGGAGAAACTCGATTACGAGATCATCCTGGTCAATGACGGCAGCTCGGATAACAGTTTTGAAATTCTTAAAGAGAAGGCACGCCTGAACAAGAATATTATCGCTGTCGATCTATTGAAGAACTACGGGCAGCACACGGCCAATTTCTGCGGGTTCAAAAAATCAACAGGTGATTATCTGATCACCATGGACGATGACCTGCAAAATCCTCCAGAGGAAATCGCCAAACTGATCAATGCGGTTAAGGATGGCTATGACGTCGTCTTCGGAGTCTTTCGTGAGAAGAAACACGCAGGTTACCGTAAAATAGGCACAAGAATCATCTCATTTGTCAACCGCAAGATTTTTGGCAAGCCAAAGGACCTGATCCTGTCCAATTTTCGCATTATCCGGCGGGATGTTGTCGACCGTATCTGTCAGTACAAGACGGGCTACCCCTATATTCCAGGCCTGGTCCTTATGTTTTCTTCCAAACAGGGGAATGTGCTGGTGGAGCATCACGAGCGTAAGGTTGGCAAGAGCGGTTACACTCTTTTCAAGATCGCAGAGCTCGTCATGCGGATCCTCTTCAACTATTCGTCCTACCCACTGCGGTTGGTTGCCTTCTGTGGTATCGGTGTCTCCCTGGCAAGTTTTCTGCTCGGCGGTTTTTACCTCCTGAAAGCATTTTTCCACAAAGCGGCTGTTCCGGGTTGGACGACGGTCGTTGTGCTTCTTTCTTTTTTCAATGGTATCGCCCTGCTTGTCCTTGGCATGTTGGGAGAGTACTTGATCCGCTTGGTCAATCAGACCAGCAGTTCATCCCCTTATCAGATCAAGGAGAGCGTGAATTGTGATTGA
- a CDS encoding DMT family transporter, whose protein sequence is MKNQRKAMAYGLVTVLLWSTVASAFKLSLRYLEPAHLLLYSGSFSTLLLAVILACQGKFGRVFRCSRGEYGMSLLLGLLNPFLYYQVLFKAYDLLPAQQAQPLNYTWAITLSLLAIPLLGQKFKWKEFAALLLSYCGVVVISTEGDLLGLHFSNPLGVALALASTVIWALYWIFNTRDRRDPVVALLANFLFGLPFVFGYCLLFTDLSWPPLPGLLGAVYVGTFEMGACFVFWLLAMKYAESTARVSNLIFLSPFLSLVLIHFLVGEEILSSTLVGLVLIVAGLIVQQWPGRKGG, encoded by the coding sequence GTGAAGAACCAGCGCAAGGCGATGGCGTACGGGCTTGTCACGGTTCTGCTCTGGTCGACCGTCGCTTCGGCTTTCAAGCTTTCGCTTCGGTATCTCGAACCGGCCCACCTGCTGCTCTATTCCGGATCCTTTTCCACCCTGCTGCTGGCGGTCATCCTCGCCTGCCAGGGAAAATTCGGGCGGGTCTTCCGCTGCAGCCGCGGAGAGTACGGCATGTCGCTGCTGCTCGGCCTGCTCAATCCCTTTCTCTATTACCAGGTTCTCTTCAAGGCTTACGATCTGCTGCCGGCGCAGCAGGCCCAGCCGCTCAACTACACCTGGGCCATCACCCTCAGCCTGCTGGCGATTCCGCTTTTGGGCCAGAAATTCAAGTGGAAGGAGTTCGCCGCCCTGTTGCTCAGTTATTGCGGGGTGGTGGTGATCTCGACCGAGGGCGATCTGCTCGGCCTGCACTTCTCCAACCCGCTTGGTGTCGCTCTGGCCCTGGCGAGTACGGTGATCTGGGCGCTCTACTGGATTTTCAATACCCGTGACCGGCGTGATCCGGTGGTGGCCCTGCTGGCCAACTTTCTGTTCGGTCTGCCTTTTGTGTTCGGCTATTGTCTGCTTTTCACCGACCTGAGCTGGCCGCCGCTGCCGGGGCTGCTGGGCGCTGTCTATGTAGGCACCTTCGAGATGGGGGCCTGCTTCGTTTTCTGGCTGCTGGCCATGAAGTACGCCGAGAGCACGGCGCGGGTCAGCAACCTGATCTTTCTTTCACCCTTTCTGTCGCTGGTACTGATTCACTTTCTGGTTGGGGAGGAGATTCTGTCCTCGACTCTGGTCGGGCTGGTGCTGATCGTCGCCGGGCTGATCGTGCAGCAGTGGCCGGGGAGGAAGGGGGGATAA
- a CDS encoding DMT family transporter, whose amino-acid sequence MNTSSSRTAGVFFVLGAALLWGTTGTAQAFAPAGFDPTVIGTLRLVVGGVALLALAGTRREIAPLREWRILPLLLAGLFTAGYQLCFFAAVARTGVAVGTIVGIGSSPIAAGILGFLFRGERPGRRWALATVLAIIGCSLLSLGGGRVQVDPLGILLALGAGASYAAYTLAIKGLLEEHSPNAVMALVVCAGALMLSPLLLGRDLSWVLQPRAIAVVLHLGLATMALSYWLFARGLRTVPVATAVTLSLAEPMTASLLGIFVLGEVLTLRAFSGIGLIFSGLMILALPAGLAARAKRRNIR is encoded by the coding sequence ATGAACACATCGTCCAGCCGCACCGCCGGCGTCTTCTTCGTGCTCGGCGCCGCCCTGCTCTGGGGTACGACCGGCACCGCCCAGGCTTTCGCTCCGGCCGGGTTCGATCCGACGGTGATCGGCACTCTGCGCCTGGTGGTCGGCGGCGTGGCGCTGCTGGCCCTGGCCGGCACCCGGAGGGAAATCGCTCCCTTGCGGGAATGGAGGATCTTGCCGCTGCTTCTGGCCGGACTCTTTACCGCCGGCTACCAGCTCTGTTTCTTCGCCGCCGTCGCCCGCACCGGGGTTGCCGTCGGCACCATTGTCGGCATCGGCAGTTCGCCGATCGCCGCCGGCATTCTCGGCTTTCTGTTTCGCGGCGAGCGACCGGGGCGGCGCTGGGCGCTGGCGACGGTTCTGGCGATCATCGGCTGTTCCCTGCTGAGCCTCGGCGGTGGCCGGGTCCAGGTCGATCCGCTCGGCATTCTGCTGGCTCTGGGAGCCGGCGCTTCCTATGCCGCCTACACCCTGGCGATCAAGGGGCTGCTGGAGGAGCATTCCCCCAACGCGGTGATGGCGCTGGTGGTCTGCGCCGGTGCGCTGATGCTGTCGCCGCTGCTGCTCGGCCGCGACCTTTCTTGGGTGCTGCAGCCGCGAGCCATTGCCGTTGTCCTGCACCTGGGGCTGGCGACCATGGCGCTCTCTTACTGGCTGTTCGCCCGCGGGCTGCGGACGGTGCCGGTTGCCACGGCGGTGACCCTGTCCCTGGCCGAGCCGATGACCGCCAGTCTGCTGGGGATTTTCGTTCTCGGCGAGGTGTTGACCCTGCGGGCTTTCAGCGGCATCGGCCTGATTTTTTCAGGCCTGATGATTCTCGCCCTGCCGGCCGGACTGGCGGCGCGTGCAAAGAGGAGGAACATTCGGTGA